The Candidatus Obscuribacterales bacterium genome includes a region encoding these proteins:
- a CDS encoding aldo/keto reductase: MRYRRFGHTELQLSTFTLGMMRCLASPDVAVETVQQAVALGINHIETARGYGQSEAYLGQALAHLERSHLYITSKAPPTPDADSLARSIDMTLATLGVDYLDGFALHGINTPDHLAWVQDRQGCMAAVRRAVDDGRIRHVGFSTHGSLDLIQQAIATDQFAFVNLHYNLFFQRNEPAIALAHQKDMGVFIISPADKGGMLFTPPERLSQLCAPLSPLHLNYRFLLSDRRITTLSLGAAQPEELALPLAIADHDDPLTPQEQAILKELDDQAGQALGSDRCRQCYACLPCPEAIHIPEVLRLRNLAIAYDMSAYGHYRYRMFENAGHWFPGRKAIACTDCGDCLPRCPEQLDIPHLLRDAHQRLNGPNRRRLWD; the protein is encoded by the coding sequence ATGCGCTACCGTCGCTTTGGCCACACCGAGCTTCAGCTTTCCACCTTTACCCTGGGGATGATGCGCTGCCTTGCCTCCCCAGATGTCGCTGTGGAGACGGTTCAGCAAGCCGTCGCTTTGGGGATCAACCATATTGAAACCGCGCGGGGCTATGGGCAAAGCGAGGCCTATTTGGGGCAAGCTCTGGCTCATCTGGAGCGATCGCACCTATACATCACCTCCAAAGCGCCGCCCACCCCGGATGCCGACAGTCTGGCCCGCAGCATCGACATGACCTTGGCGACCCTAGGCGTGGATTACCTCGATGGTTTTGCCCTTCATGGCATTAACACCCCCGACCATCTCGCTTGGGTACAGGACAGGCAGGGCTGTATGGCGGCGGTGAGGCGGGCGGTAGACGATGGCCGCATTCGCCATGTGGGCTTTTCGACCCATGGCTCGTTAGATTTGATTCAACAGGCGATCGCCACTGATCAATTCGCCTTTGTCAACCTGCACTACAACCTCTTTTTCCAGCGCAATGAGCCCGCGATCGCCCTGGCTCACCAGAAAGACATGGGCGTGTTCATCATCTCTCCCGCCGATAAAGGGGGCATGTTGTTTACGCCCCCAGAACGGCTCAGCCAGCTTTGCGCGCCCCTCTCGCCCCTGCATCTCAACTACCGCTTTTTGCTCAGCGATCGCCGCATTACCACCCTCAGCCTAGGAGCTGCCCAGCCTGAGGAACTAGCGCTACCCTTGGCGATCGCTGACCACGATGACCCCCTCACACCTCAGGAACAGGCCATTCTCAAAGAACTAGACGACCAGGCCGGTCAAGCCCTGGGGAGCGATCGCTGCCGCCAATGCTATGCCTGTCTACCCTGCCCCGAAGCCATCCACATTCCCGAAGTGCTGCGGTTGCGCAACCTAGCGATCGCCTACGACATGAGCGCCTACGGGCACTATCGCTATCGCATGTTTGAAAACGCGGGGCATTGGTTTCCTGGACGGAAAGCGATCGCCTGCACCGACTGCGGCGATTGCCTACCCCGTTGTCCCGAACAGCTCGATATTCCCCACCTGCTGCGGGATGCTCACCAGCGGTTGAATGGCCCTAACCGCCGCCGCTTGTGGGACTAA
- a CDS encoding ferrochelatase, giving the protein MAIAPYPQLLTHTIHEEVQTVVATPEKQQQTTPSAAGSDRVAVLLMGYGEVESYDDFANYNEQALNLLTAKFAPVPTWVYPPLAQLLAKFDLHEWSHQHGEFISPHNAIFEKQRAGIEHHLQHQWGDRVKVFKAFNFCAPFLPDQVLAQIQAEGFDKLLIYPLLVVDSIFTSGIAVEQVNDALAQFTGSEHWVKGQRYIPSFYDEPGYINLMAQMVEEHIVQHLAAAHLPSQTGIVLMNHGCPHEAKGFTSGIDESQALYELVRKQLIHRYPLISVGWLNHQTPLIKWTQPTADQAAKNLMDLGATAIVFMPIGFATENHETLLDVEHIIEGLRRKRPDVTYVQLSCANDHPAFLEMAAEWAHPHIEALLSEQARVVQPALAIAQAQTVHIHHGHSHDHHHGHDHGHDHGHHHH; this is encoded by the coding sequence GTGGCGATCGCGCCCTACCCCCAACTATTGACCCACACCATTCATGAAGAGGTGCAAACTGTGGTTGCCACCCCAGAAAAGCAACAACAAACAACCCCATCAGCCGCCGGATCCGACCGCGTTGCCGTGTTACTCATGGGTTACGGCGAAGTTGAAAGCTACGATGACTTCGCCAACTATAACGAACAAGCGCTCAACCTGCTGACGGCTAAATTTGCACCCGTTCCCACTTGGGTCTATCCGCCGCTAGCGCAGTTGTTGGCCAAATTTGATCTCCACGAATGGAGCCATCAACACGGTGAGTTCATTTCTCCCCACAATGCCATTTTCGAAAAGCAGCGGGCCGGCATTGAGCACCATCTGCAACACCAGTGGGGCGATCGCGTCAAAGTTTTCAAAGCCTTTAACTTCTGCGCGCCATTCCTGCCCGACCAAGTGCTAGCCCAGATTCAAGCGGAAGGGTTTGATAAGCTGCTGATCTATCCCTTGCTGGTGGTGGATTCTATTTTCACCAGCGGCATCGCCGTAGAACAGGTGAACGATGCCCTAGCCCAATTTACCGGCTCCGAGCATTGGGTGAAAGGTCAGCGCTATATCCCGTCCTTCTACGATGAGCCTGGCTATATCAACCTGATGGCGCAGATGGTGGAAGAGCATATCGTTCAACACCTAGCCGCCGCCCACCTGCCGTCTCAAACCGGCATCGTGTTGATGAACCACGGCTGCCCCCACGAGGCCAAGGGCTTCACCTCTGGCATTGATGAAAGCCAAGCGCTGTATGAATTGGTGCGCAAGCAACTAATTCACCGCTATCCCTTAATTTCCGTCGGCTGGCTGAATCACCAAACCCCATTGATTAAATGGACGCAGCCCACCGCCGATCAGGCAGCCAAAAATCTGATGGATCTAGGGGCAACGGCGATCGTCTTCATGCCCATCGGTTTTGCTACCGAAAACCATGAGACCCTGCTGGATGTAGAACATATCATCGAAGGATTGCGGCGCAAGCGTCCAGATGTCACCTACGTTCAACTGTCCTGCGCCAATGACCATCCGGCCTTCCTAGAAATGGCGGCGGAGTGGGCCCATCCCCACATCGAAGCCCTGCTGTCTGAACAGGCTCGGGTCGTCCAGCCAGCCTTGGCGATCGCCCAAGCTCAAACGGTGCATATTCACCATGGTCATAGCCATGATCACCATCATGGGCACGACCACGGGCATGATCATGGGCACCACCACCACTAG